A genome region from Nitrospira sp. includes the following:
- a CDS encoding tetratricopeptide repeat protein, protein MRDRRDGFWVGVWGVVLCLSPGCANPPPPAPVSAARPLTTQVDSLRGQGDRWVARGEYVRAGEAYEAARQVAESLDDVKGRIGALNNLGWLALHRGATREAMVLHGQAVTLAQQWGETDLLIGGLTALGAAEYQEGQKEDAGRRYQQALELLQQRPDVSAEAVLRNNLGLVRQATGDVGQAEQLFREALALNQASGSLEAEASNHVNLGILAEERHEYDLAEREFERALELDKAAVRRMDIAADLLRLSRIADRRGFPDQALAYSERAYRSYLAQGHRPQAASALAVAVDCAKKLGRVQDIARLKKELDDLTPSRSSR, encoded by the coding sequence ATGAGAGACAGGCGAGATGGTTTCTGGGTCGGTGTGTGGGGCGTGGTGCTGTGTCTTTCGCCCGGATGTGCGAATCCACCGCCGCCTGCTCCCGTGTCTGCCGCCCGTCCTCTGACCACACAGGTCGACTCCTTGCGGGGACAGGGGGATCGCTGGGTGGCTCGTGGAGAGTACGTACGGGCCGGTGAAGCCTATGAAGCGGCCCGTCAGGTGGCCGAGAGTCTTGACGATGTGAAGGGGCGCATCGGTGCGCTGAACAATCTCGGATGGCTTGCGCTCCATCGTGGGGCCACGCGCGAGGCGATGGTGCTTCACGGGCAGGCGGTCACCCTGGCGCAGCAATGGGGAGAGACAGACCTCCTGATCGGCGGCCTTACGGCCTTGGGAGCTGCGGAGTATCAAGAGGGGCAGAAGGAGGATGCGGGTCGGCGCTATCAACAGGCGCTGGAACTTCTGCAGCAGCGGCCCGATGTCTCAGCGGAAGCGGTGCTACGGAATAATCTCGGCTTGGTCCGGCAAGCGACAGGCGATGTTGGGCAGGCAGAGCAGCTGTTCCGCGAGGCGCTGGCGTTGAATCAGGCATCGGGGAGTCTTGAGGCCGAGGCCAGCAACCATGTGAACCTTGGAATCCTGGCGGAAGAGCGCCACGAATACGATCTTGCAGAACGGGAGTTTGAGCGAGCGCTGGAGTTGGACAAGGCGGCAGTACGTCGGATGGATATTGCCGCCGATCTCCTGCGGCTGAGCCGGATTGCGGATCGGCGAGGCTTCCCTGATCAGGCGCTGGCCTATTCCGAGCGCGCCTACCGTAGCTATCTGGCGCAAGGCCATCGGCCTCAGGCGGCCTCGGCCTTGGCCGTTGCGGTGGACTGCGCGAAGAAATTGGGGAGAGTTCAGGACATTGCGCGGCTAAAGAAGGAGTTGGACGACCTGACTCCATCCCGTTCCAGTCGATAG
- a CDS encoding GspE/PulE family protein yields MLPKAPLPGVGDATLKSGFAENIKRISAQILAASDIDQILLDLRHEILGCFDAEDLTLFVVDSEKKEIFSKIPHLETVQEVRTPITEQSLAGFCAKYLRPVNVGDAYSPVELSAIHPSLAHDASYDKNTGFKTKQVLTYPVVAENKYLMGVIQLLNKKSGGRFTRKDEESVAEIAKALGTAFYALRKTSKKAPSKFDYLLTNGKISQHDLDNALAEAKKGTTDIESLLIEKYKVQKAELGKSLANFHKCPYIEYNERTIVDIELLKNLNVDYLKKNHWMPLKRDRAAIEILTDDPGDLDRVQDIKRTFPGLNIRFAVSLRRDISLFLASTTGTPDTSNKMNENVSDILGELVNESQLEAQEDASSAGLDENDNAIVRLANQIIADAFRQGTSDIHIEPYGEKRDTLVRFRVDGDCFEYMKIPPSYRRAIVSRLKIMASLDIAERRKPQDGKIKFKIGENKEIELRVATIPTAGYNEDVVMRILAASEPLPVDKMGFSERNLREIKSIAEKPYGIILCVGPTGSGKTTTLHSVLGYINTPDIKIWTAEDPVEITQYGLRQVQVHSKIGFTFAAAMRAFLRADPDVIMVGEMRDKETADTGIEASLTGHLVLSTLHTNSAVETITRLLDMGCDSFSFADAMLGVLAQRLARRICKDCKEAYPASKEEYEELRLGYGPDYWDTLGVKFDANFRLYRGKGCDTCNRTGLKGRVALHELLLGTDQMKKLIQNKAKTDEMLKAGMAEGMTTLVQDGIQKVLQGHTTYKEVKAVAIK; encoded by the coding sequence ATGCTGCCTAAAGCCCCCCTGCCAGGTGTAGGCGACGCGACCCTCAAATCCGGCTTCGCAGAAAACATCAAACGTATCAGCGCACAGATTCTCGCCGCATCCGACATCGACCAAATCCTGTTGGATCTGCGTCATGAGATCCTAGGTTGCTTCGACGCGGAAGATCTCACCTTGTTCGTGGTGGACTCGGAGAAGAAGGAAATCTTCTCGAAAATCCCCCATCTCGAAACGGTCCAGGAAGTCCGCACGCCGATTACGGAACAGAGCCTTGCCGGGTTCTGCGCGAAATACCTTCGTCCGGTCAATGTCGGCGACGCCTACAGTCCGGTCGAGCTCAGCGCAATTCACCCGTCGCTCGCCCACGATGCCTCGTACGATAAGAACACCGGCTTTAAAACTAAGCAGGTGCTCACCTATCCCGTCGTGGCCGAAAATAAATATCTCATGGGCGTCATCCAGCTCCTCAACAAGAAGAGCGGGGGACGGTTCACCCGCAAAGACGAGGAAAGTGTCGCCGAGATCGCCAAAGCCTTGGGAACAGCATTCTATGCGCTCAGAAAAACATCGAAAAAGGCTCCCTCCAAATTCGACTATCTGCTGACCAACGGAAAGATCTCGCAGCACGACCTGGACAATGCGCTCGCCGAGGCCAAAAAAGGGACCACTGATATCGAGTCCCTACTCATCGAAAAATATAAGGTTCAAAAAGCCGAACTCGGCAAGTCGCTCGCCAATTTTCACAAGTGCCCCTATATCGAATACAACGAGCGGACGATCGTCGATATTGAGTTGCTCAAAAACCTCAATGTCGACTACCTCAAGAAAAATCACTGGATGCCGCTCAAGCGAGACCGCGCTGCGATTGAAATCCTGACCGACGACCCCGGCGATCTGGATCGCGTCCAGGACATTAAACGCACCTTCCCCGGCCTGAACATCCGCTTTGCGGTCAGCCTTCGTCGCGATATTTCCCTCTTCCTTGCGAGCACGACCGGGACTCCGGACACCAGCAACAAGATGAACGAGAATGTATCCGACATTCTCGGCGAACTGGTGAACGAATCCCAGCTTGAGGCGCAGGAAGACGCGTCCAGCGCGGGACTCGACGAAAACGATAATGCCATCGTCCGTCTGGCCAACCAAATCATCGCCGATGCCTTCCGGCAGGGCACCTCCGATATTCACATCGAACCCTATGGTGAAAAGCGCGACACCCTCGTGCGCTTCCGCGTCGACGGCGACTGTTTCGAGTACATGAAAATCCCGCCGAGTTATCGCCGCGCCATCGTCTCCCGTCTCAAAATCATGGCGAGCCTCGACATTGCCGAACGCCGCAAACCGCAGGATGGGAAGATCAAATTCAAGATCGGCGAGAATAAGGAAATCGAGTTACGTGTCGCCACCATTCCGACGGCCGGCTACAACGAAGACGTCGTCATGCGTATTCTGGCCGCGAGCGAACCGCTCCCGGTCGATAAAATGGGATTCTCCGAGCGGAACCTGCGCGAGATTAAGAGTATCGCGGAAAAACCGTACGGCATCATTCTCTGCGTCGGGCCGACCGGATCAGGAAAAACCACCACGCTGCACTCCGTGCTGGGCTACATCAACACGCCGGACATCAAGATCTGGACCGCGGAAGACCCGGTCGAAATCACGCAATACGGACTTCGTCAGGTGCAGGTCCATTCAAAAATCGGATTCACCTTCGCCGCCGCGATGCGCGCGTTTCTCCGGGCCGATCCAGATGTCATCATGGTCGGAGAAATGCGAGACAAAGAGACGGCGGATACGGGCATCGAGGCCTCGCTGACCGGTCACTTGGTGCTCAGCACCTTGCACACCAACAGCGCAGTGGAAACCATCACCCGCCTCCTGGACATGGGGTGCGACTCGTTCAGTTTTGCCGACGCCATGCTGGGCGTTCTCGCCCAACGTTTGGCACGGCGGATTTGCAAAGACTGTAAGGAAGCGTATCCAGCGTCGAAGGAAGAGTATGAGGAGCTGCGGTTGGGATATGGCCCTGACTACTGGGATACATTGGGCGTGAAATTCGACGCCAACTTCAGGCTCTATCGGGGAAAGGGTTGCGACACCTGCAACCGTACAGGGCTCAAAGGTCGAGTGGCCCTCCACGAGTTGTTGCTCGGGACCGATCAAATGAAAAAGCTGATCCAGAATAAAGCAAAAACGGATGAGATGCTCAAGGCCGGCATGGCGGAAGGGATGACCACCCTGGTCCAGGACGGGATCCAGAAGGTCCTGCAGGGCCACACGACCTACAAAGAGGTCAAAGCCGTCGCCATCAAGTAA
- a CDS encoding proline--tRNA ligase, with amino-acid sequence MRVSETLIPTLREDPGEAETVSHRLMLRAGLIRKVAAGIYTYLPLGLRVLRKIERIVREEMNRAGAQELLMPVASPAELWRETGRWDFYGKELLRFKDRHQRDFCLGPTHEEVITDLFRREVRSYRQMPLNFYQIQTKFRDEIRPRFGLMRGREFIMKDAYSFDRDEAGARLNYQKMYDAYNRIFTRCGLTFRPVEADTGLIGGTSSHEFMVLAETGEETIVYSENGTYAANVERAEVLPPETADHSAHRPLTPVPTPGRRSVEEVTAFLKIEPQQLVKTLLYTTGTETVAVLVRGDHDVNEIKVKRLLGVPEIELLKPELVPGLTGAPVGFVGPVGLKQVRILGDWAVKAMVNFVVGANQADTHFVDANWERDFKVDQFADLRNARAGDSSPRKDGTLKTAKGIEVGHVFMLGTKYSQAMKAAFLDAQGQEQLAVMGCYGIGVSRTAAASVEQNHDAKGIKWPVPIAPFHVTLLPLSQSEAVTQLADTLYHAMQESGIEVLWDDRDERAGVKFNDADLIGAPYHLVIGEKGLAQGQVELKLRHTGETRKIAPDQVVSLLSSLLHAAS; translated from the coding sequence ATGCGCGTTTCTGAAACTCTTATCCCCACATTGCGCGAAGATCCAGGCGAGGCTGAAACGGTCAGCCATCGCCTCATGCTGCGCGCCGGCCTGATCCGGAAGGTTGCCGCCGGGATCTATACCTATCTCCCGCTGGGCCTACGTGTGCTTCGTAAAATCGAGCGGATTGTCCGCGAAGAGATGAATCGCGCGGGCGCGCAGGAACTGCTCATGCCGGTCGCCTCGCCGGCGGAATTGTGGCGTGAAACCGGCCGCTGGGATTTCTATGGCAAGGAGCTGCTCCGGTTCAAGGACAGACACCAGCGCGATTTCTGTCTCGGGCCGACACACGAAGAGGTAATCACCGATCTCTTCCGGCGGGAAGTTCGCTCGTATCGGCAGATGCCGCTGAACTTCTACCAGATCCAGACCAAATTCAGAGATGAAATCCGTCCGCGCTTCGGGTTGATGCGTGGCCGCGAATTCATTATGAAAGATGCCTACAGCTTCGACCGGGATGAAGCCGGAGCCAGACTGAATTATCAAAAGATGTACGATGCGTACAACCGCATCTTTACGCGCTGCGGGCTCACCTTCCGCCCCGTGGAAGCCGACACCGGGTTGATTGGGGGCACTTCGTCCCATGAGTTCATGGTGCTGGCAGAGACCGGCGAGGAAACTATTGTTTACAGTGAAAACGGCACCTACGCCGCCAATGTCGAACGTGCCGAGGTCCTCCCTCCGGAGACCGCTGACCATTCAGCGCATCGTCCGCTCACGCCGGTCCCGACCCCCGGACGACGCAGCGTCGAGGAAGTCACCGCCTTCCTGAAAATTGAACCACAGCAGCTGGTCAAGACCTTGCTCTACACCACCGGCACCGAAACAGTCGCCGTCCTGGTGCGCGGCGATCATGACGTCAATGAGATCAAGGTCAAACGCCTCCTGGGTGTCCCGGAGATTGAGCTGCTAAAACCAGAGCTGGTTCCCGGCCTCACCGGCGCGCCGGTCGGATTCGTTGGACCGGTCGGATTGAAGCAGGTCCGCATTCTAGGTGACTGGGCCGTGAAGGCTATGGTCAACTTCGTCGTCGGAGCCAACCAGGCTGACACCCATTTCGTGGACGCCAACTGGGAGCGCGACTTCAAGGTGGATCAGTTTGCCGATCTTCGCAACGCACGGGCCGGCGATTCTTCCCCCCGCAAAGACGGCACCCTGAAGACGGCCAAGGGCATCGAAGTCGGACATGTCTTTATGTTGGGCACCAAGTACAGCCAGGCGATGAAGGCCGCCTTCCTAGATGCGCAGGGACAGGAACAACTGGCGGTCATGGGCTGCTACGGAATCGGCGTGAGTCGAACCGCTGCGGCTTCGGTCGAACAGAATCACGACGCAAAAGGCATCAAGTGGCCGGTTCCTATCGCGCCCTTCCATGTCACCCTCTTGCCGCTTAGCCAGTCGGAAGCCGTGACGCAGTTGGCCGATACGCTGTATCACGCCATGCAAGAGTCCGGCATTGAAGTCCTGTGGGACGACCGGGATGAACGGGCCGGGGTCAAATTCAACGATGCCGACCTGATCGGCGCGCCGTATCACCTCGTCATCGGAGAGAAGGGGTTGGCCCAAGGCCAGGTCGAGCTCAAACTTCGTCATACCGGCGAGACGCGAAAAATCGCTCCTGACCAAGTGGTTTCCCTGCTCTCCTCACTACTGCACGCCGCATCCTAG
- the rseP gene encoding RIP metalloprotease RseP encodes MGTAFAWSPDVVSLLTHWALPFLVVLGVLVAFHEMGHFLAARWVGVKVLKFSLGFGPKIFGRQFGETEYLLSVVPLGGYVKLFGEDEHETLTPEDKKRAFVHQSLWGKTLIVAAGPIFNFILAYLIYTAYIGLGYTLPVPSFKDIIPEIEAVLPGSPADQAGLKPGDRVIRVNEKEISTNAELLKYISQSNGKQLTLDLTRGEQIKTVLVTPNKTTVQDNGKPTTVFQLGIEERAPVITAVIPGSRAQAAGLSAGDRVVRIDGHDIFTWSQMTSLVRESPNRALQFDVQRDGTTQTLSVTPMGEKATVEGKPAEVGKIGISAQNQTILQTNEPLKAPWLGLKATWGWTELTVVGIYKIITGDISRKNIGGPLTIAKTAGDAAEQGTSSLVFLMAMLSINLGVLNLLPIPILDGGHLLFFFIEAIRRKPLEDRQRELAQQVGLVLLVGIMIFAFWNDIERLISP; translated from the coding sequence GTGGGAACAGCCTTTGCCTGGTCTCCTGATGTGGTTTCGCTTCTCACCCACTGGGCGCTGCCCTTCCTCGTGGTGCTGGGCGTCCTCGTCGCCTTTCACGAAATGGGACATTTCCTTGCCGCGCGCTGGGTCGGGGTCAAAGTTCTGAAATTCTCCCTCGGATTTGGACCCAAAATTTTCGGGCGCCAGTTCGGGGAAACGGAATATCTGCTCTCGGTCGTACCTCTGGGCGGATACGTCAAGCTCTTCGGCGAGGACGAACATGAAACCCTCACTCCGGAGGACAAGAAACGGGCGTTTGTCCATCAATCACTCTGGGGCAAGACGCTCATCGTCGCCGCCGGGCCGATTTTCAACTTCATTCTCGCTTATCTGATCTATACCGCCTATATCGGATTGGGCTATACGCTGCCGGTCCCGAGCTTCAAAGACATCATTCCTGAAATCGAAGCCGTACTCCCTGGATCACCCGCGGACCAAGCCGGGTTGAAGCCCGGCGACCGGGTCATCCGGGTGAACGAAAAAGAAATCTCGACCAACGCCGAACTCCTGAAATACATCTCCCAAAGCAACGGCAAACAACTCACCCTGGACCTGACACGCGGGGAACAGATCAAAACAGTCCTCGTCACCCCGAACAAGACCACCGTGCAGGACAACGGCAAACCAACGACCGTCTTCCAGCTTGGCATCGAAGAACGGGCGCCGGTCATCACGGCCGTGATCCCTGGGTCTCGCGCACAGGCTGCAGGCCTCTCGGCTGGAGACCGCGTCGTCCGCATCGATGGACACGACATCTTCACCTGGTCACAGATGACCTCCCTCGTGCGGGAAAGCCCGAATCGCGCGCTTCAATTTGATGTTCAACGGGACGGCACCACACAAACGCTCTCCGTCACACCGATGGGCGAAAAAGCCACCGTAGAAGGAAAGCCGGCCGAAGTCGGGAAAATCGGTATTTCGGCCCAGAACCAAACCATTCTCCAAACGAACGAACCGCTCAAGGCGCCATGGCTCGGCCTCAAGGCAACCTGGGGCTGGACCGAACTGACGGTGGTGGGCATCTATAAAATCATCACGGGAGACATTTCCCGCAAGAACATCGGCGGACCACTCACGATCGCCAAGACCGCAGGGGATGCCGCGGAACAGGGCACCTCCAGCCTGGTGTTCCTGATGGCCATGCTCAGCATCAACCTAGGAGTGTTGAATCTCCTCCCCATCCCCATTTTGGACGGCGGGCACCTCCTATTCTTTTTTATTGAGGCAATTCGCAGAAAACCACTTGAAGATCGGCAGCGAGAACTGGCACAACAGGTGGGACTGGTGCTCTTGGTCGGCATCATGATTTTTGCGTTCTGGAACGATATCGAGCGATTGATTTCCCCATAA
- a CDS encoding 1-deoxy-D-xylulose-5-phosphate reductoisomerase has protein sequence MKHIVILGSTGSIGTNTLDIVDRFPEEFRVVGLTAGTNDEKLEAQIRKFRPAFAALANEAAAAKLRERCAGLPVKIFAGDEGVAHVAQSEGAELVISAIVGGAGLLPTLAAIRAGKQIALANKEPMVMCGALMQSEAKKHHVRIFPIDSEHSAIFQSLEGHRREDVKRIILTASGGPLWGFSREQLQDVSPERALQHPNWKMGSKITIDSATLMNKGLEVIEARWLFDIPETQIEVLVHRESIIHSLVEYRDRSVIAQLGLPDMRTPISYAMRYPERMPLDLPSLDLTAISTLTFFKPDHDRFPCLQLGYEALRIGGTMPATMNAANEVAVEAFLQSGIRFLDIPDIIRSTMEAHAPRPIDTLDDALDADRQARDKAESLVHALTR, from the coding sequence ATGAAGCACATCGTCATTCTCGGTTCGACCGGCTCGATCGGCACGAACACGCTCGATATCGTCGACCGCTTTCCGGAAGAGTTTCGTGTGGTCGGCCTGACCGCCGGCACGAACGACGAGAAACTCGAGGCACAGATCCGCAAGTTTCGCCCGGCCTTTGCCGCGCTCGCCAACGAAGCGGCGGCGGCAAAACTGCGCGAACGGTGCGCCGGCCTACCGGTCAAAATTTTCGCGGGCGACGAGGGCGTGGCCCATGTCGCACAGTCGGAAGGGGCCGAACTCGTCATTTCCGCTATCGTCGGCGGCGCGGGCCTGCTCCCGACCTTGGCGGCGATTCGTGCCGGAAAACAGATCGCCCTGGCCAATAAAGAACCCATGGTCATGTGCGGCGCCCTGATGCAGTCAGAGGCCAAAAAGCATCACGTCCGCATTTTCCCGATCGACAGCGAACATAGCGCCATCTTCCAGTCGCTTGAAGGGCATCGGCGCGAGGACGTCAAACGCATCATTCTGACCGCTTCCGGAGGCCCGCTGTGGGGTTTCTCCCGTGAACAGCTTCAGGACGTCAGCCCCGAACGCGCCCTGCAGCACCCCAATTGGAAAATGGGATCCAAGATCACGATCGACTCGGCCACGCTGATGAACAAGGGGCTGGAAGTCATTGAGGCGCGCTGGCTCTTCGACATTCCCGAAACACAGATCGAGGTCCTAGTGCACCGGGAGAGCATCATCCATTCCCTGGTCGAATACAGAGACCGGTCGGTCATTGCGCAGTTGGGTCTTCCGGACATGCGCACACCTATTTCCTATGCCATGCGATATCCTGAACGGATGCCGTTAGACCTCCCCTCGCTCGACCTGACGGCAATCAGCACCTTGACGTTCTTTAAACCGGACCATGATCGATTTCCCTGCCTGCAGCTCGGATATGAAGCCCTGCGAATCGGCGGAACCATGCCGGCGACGATGAACGCCGCCAACGAAGTGGCCGTGGAAGCCTTCCTCCAGAGCGGAATTCGTTTTCTGGATATTCCGGACATTATTCGGAGTACAATGGAAGCTCATGCACCGCGTCCCATCGATACTCTCGATGATGCATTGGACGCTGATCGCCAGGCTCGTGACAAAGCCGAGTCCCTGGTACATGCCTTGACGCGGTAA
- a CDS encoding phosphatidate cytidylyltransferase: MPPPTDSTRPRSSSETVHRVLAAAVFLPFFYYLVHDLGPIAFLCLAVTAGMLAVGEFYRLHLGQAPWLGWCWLGVAATGLLIGSAQWPTIITDRAVLLGTLAIALCLPLLSGKSLRDSLTDGMVLIMGVLYIGLTLSYLVLVRGLSDGALLIFFVFLVTWAGDTGAYVAGKSMGRHALAPVISPKKTYEGLAGGLVLACGMALLARAWFLPAFSVIDCLALGAILTVTGLIGDLAESAMKRSAGFKDSGALIPGHGGMLDRLDSLLFTGPAFYYYVTIVNNG; the protein is encoded by the coding sequence ATGCCGCCCCCCACGGACAGCACTCGACCACGGTCGTCATCCGAAACGGTTCATCGGGTCCTGGCGGCAGCCGTCTTTCTCCCGTTTTTCTATTACCTCGTCCACGACCTTGGACCGATCGCATTCCTCTGCCTCGCCGTCACCGCGGGCATGCTCGCAGTGGGAGAGTTTTATCGACTGCATCTAGGACAGGCTCCATGGCTAGGATGGTGTTGGTTAGGGGTTGCAGCGACCGGACTCCTGATCGGCAGCGCGCAATGGCCGACCATCATCACCGACCGTGCGGTACTGCTTGGGACCCTGGCGATTGCACTGTGCCTGCCTCTGCTCTCGGGAAAGTCGCTACGCGACTCGCTCACGGACGGCATGGTGCTGATTATGGGCGTGCTCTATATAGGACTCACGCTGAGCTATCTTGTGCTCGTGAGAGGATTGTCCGACGGCGCCCTGCTGATTTTCTTCGTCTTCCTGGTCACCTGGGCCGGTGATACGGGCGCCTATGTGGCGGGAAAATCCATGGGACGCCACGCGTTGGCGCCGGTCATCAGTCCAAAGAAAACCTACGAAGGGTTGGCGGGGGGCCTCGTCCTCGCCTGTGGAATGGCGCTGCTTGCGCGCGCCTGGTTCCTTCCCGCATTCTCGGTGATCGATTGCCTGGCGCTCGGAGCGATTCTCACCGTCACAGGTCTTATCGGTGACCTGGCAGAGTCAGCGATGAAACGAAGCGCCGGGTTCAAAGATTCAGGGGCCTTAATCCCGGGCCATGGAGGGATGCTGGATCGTCTCGACAGCCTCTTGTTCACCGGCCCGGCCTTCTACTACTATGTCACGATCGTCAACAACGGGTAA
- a CDS encoding isoprenyl transferase, with protein sequence MNDSRSRDIEPAPDSDLLSQLEPDLLPKHLAVIMDGNGRWAELRGLPRIAGHQEGIKSVRELISLSLDLGIKVLTIYAFSQENWNRPAQEITALMSLLEHYLSTERSSLIEKGVRFQTIGRVTSLPPSALQWVRTTEQETAHLNKLILNVALSYGGRTELVDAAKDLARAVQNGRLSPDQIDERALQQALYTHDLPDPDLLIRTSGETRISNFLLWQLAYTELYFTSTLWPDFRRREALLALIEYQRRERRFGRVFSSVSS encoded by the coding sequence ATGAACGATTCTCGATCACGCGATATCGAGCCTGCCCCCGACTCTGACCTGCTCTCGCAACTCGAACCGGACCTGCTGCCAAAACACCTGGCTGTAATCATGGACGGCAACGGCCGATGGGCTGAATTGCGGGGCCTCCCGCGTATTGCCGGCCATCAGGAAGGCATCAAATCCGTGCGGGAACTGATCTCGCTCTCCCTGGATCTCGGGATCAAAGTGCTCACGATCTATGCGTTTTCACAGGAGAATTGGAACCGGCCGGCCCAAGAAATCACGGCATTGATGAGCCTCCTGGAACATTACCTCTCGACGGAACGATCCAGTCTGATCGAAAAAGGCGTGCGCTTCCAGACCATCGGCCGGGTGACGTCCCTTCCGCCATCGGCGCTGCAATGGGTCCGTACAACGGAGCAGGAAACCGCGCACCTGAATAAATTGATCCTCAATGTCGCCCTCAGCTACGGTGGCCGCACGGAACTGGTCGATGCCGCCAAGGACCTCGCACGGGCCGTGCAGAACGGCCGGCTCTCGCCGGATCAGATCGACGAACGGGCGCTGCAACAGGCGCTGTATACACACGACCTCCCCGATCCGGATCTCCTGATCCGCACCAGCGGCGAGACACGCATCAGCAATTTCCTGTTGTGGCAATTAGCCTATACGGAACTGTACTTCACCTCGACACTCTGGCCCGACTTTCGCCGACGCGAAGCCTTGCTCGCGCTCATCGAATACCAGCGGCGCGAACGCCGCTTCGGCCGGGTGTTCAGTAGCGTCTCCTCCTAA
- the tldD gene encoding metalloprotease TldD — MSNNESGALARFGVTDREIEQALGRVKVSTVDYADLYFEYCQSESVSMEEGIVKRATKSVGQGVGVRATAGEKTGFAYSDELTPKDLNIAADTARYIANSAQGTAPVPVTHRPALARNLYPHDRANIEVATRDRVTLLNAIDAEARRYDPRIKNVMAAYNTEYKVMLVATSDGVMVGDIQPLSRLQVTCIAEENGNRQVGTFGGGGRIGLEYFQNDQRYLQFAREAAREAILNLSAVDAPAGVMPVVLGGGWPGILLHEAIGHGLEADFNRKKTSAFSNLLGKKVASEVCTIVDDGTLPFRRGSLNVDDEGTPSSRTVLIERGILRGYITDKLNARLMGIPLTGNGRRESYQSVVLPRMTNTFMLAGESDPKDIIKSVKKGLYAVSFGGGQVDITNGKFVFSASEAYLIEDGQITKPVKGATLIGSGPDILKQVSMVGHDLKLDEGIGTCGKDGQSVPVGVGLPTIRIDEITVGGTKA, encoded by the coding sequence ATGTCCAATAACGAGTCCGGCGCACTGGCGCGTTTTGGGGTCACCGATCGAGAAATCGAGCAGGCGCTGGGGCGGGTCAAGGTCTCGACCGTCGATTATGCGGACCTGTATTTTGAGTATTGCCAATCCGAGTCGGTCTCCATGGAAGAGGGGATCGTCAAGCGGGCGACGAAGAGTGTCGGACAGGGTGTCGGTGTCCGGGCGACCGCCGGCGAAAAAACAGGCTTTGCCTATTCCGACGAACTGACCCCCAAAGATTTGAACATTGCCGCCGATACGGCGCGATACATCGCCAATAGTGCTCAGGGAACGGCACCGGTTCCGGTCACTCACCGCCCCGCCCTTGCCCGCAATCTCTATCCTCATGACCGTGCCAATATTGAGGTCGCCACCCGGGACCGGGTGACGTTGCTCAATGCCATCGATGCCGAAGCCAGGCGGTACGATCCTCGGATCAAGAACGTCATGGCGGCCTACAATACGGAATATAAGGTGATGCTGGTCGCCACGTCCGATGGCGTGATGGTCGGCGATATTCAGCCCTTGTCGCGTCTTCAGGTCACGTGTATTGCCGAGGAGAACGGCAATCGGCAGGTGGGGACGTTCGGCGGCGGCGGGCGGATCGGGCTGGAGTATTTTCAGAACGACCAGCGATATCTGCAGTTTGCCCGGGAGGCCGCGCGTGAAGCGATCCTAAATCTGAGTGCCGTCGATGCGCCGGCCGGCGTCATGCCGGTGGTACTGGGCGGGGGATGGCCGGGGATTCTGCTGCACGAAGCCATCGGCCATGGGCTGGAGGCCGATTTTAACCGCAAAAAAACCTCCGCATTCTCGAACCTGCTGGGGAAGAAAGTGGCCTCGGAGGTCTGCACGATCGTGGACGATGGGACCCTTCCATTCCGGCGCGGCTCGCTGAACGTGGATGACGAAGGCACGCCTAGCAGTCGCACGGTCTTGATCGAACGGGGCATTTTGCGCGGGTATATCACCGACAAGCTGAACGCCCGGCTGATGGGCATTCCGCTGACGGGCAATGGTCGGCGCGAAAGTTATCAAAGCGTTGTGTTGCCGCGGATGACCAATACCTTCATGCTGGCCGGAGAGTCGGACCCGAAGGACATCATCAAGTCCGTAAAGAAGGGGTTGTACGCTGTATCGTTCGGCGGCGGGCAGGTCGATATCACGAACGGGAAGTTCGTGTTCTCCGCCAGCGAGGCGTACCTCATTGAAGACGGGCAGATCACCAAGCCGGTGAAAGGTGCGACGCTGATCGGCAGCGGGCCGGATATTCTGAAGCAGGTATCCATGGTGGGACACGATTTGAAACTCGATGAAGGCATCGGAACTTGCGGCAAAGATGGGCAGTCGGTGCCGGTCGGCGTCGGCCTTCCGACCATTCGTATTGATGAAATCACCGTCGGCGGGACGAAAGCATAA